The Takifugu flavidus isolate HTHZ2018 chromosome 17, ASM371156v2, whole genome shotgun sequence genome contains a region encoding:
- the LOC130514143 gene encoding protein 4.1-like isoform X1, translating to MATETGEPQVSSLEAAGRSTPKQNRDAGVSQTFNEDSTSHLSSGVRITRSPARNPLSFRMMQTRVTLLDGSLFTCTVEKRALGFQLFEKVCEHMNLLEKDYFGLSFRDADNNKNWLDPGKEMKKQVRGVPWNFSFNVKFYPPDPAQLSEDITRYFLCLQLRQDIVSGRLPCSFATHTVLGSYTVQSELGDYDPDECGPDYISQLSFAPNQTKEMEDKIVELHRTYRGTTPADAEMHFLENVKKLSMYGVDLHHAKMVGSRFDCLPSARSEDSEGVAIMLGVCSSGLLVYRDRLRINRFSWPKILKISYKRNNFYIKIRPGEFDQFESTIGFKLLNHRAAKRLWKVCVEHHSFFRLMSPEETPKKTLSLGSKFRYSGRTQIQSRRASAQISRPPPSFPRCSSRRSLLSRSLDGASRAASSLIGSPVFTSSPRANGGSDMGAGLYGAFKFTTSDVITTVTPEKMMEEKRAEQEEEVLLLEMVQTKPVEDKEDEEQVEVEVEEQVEVEDTKDLTVSQQSLQRHDTKTELTDTVVDGDMTATESDQDEDLKTQDTVGSPEEEQQPQSSMSVLRRSFFEGGAKQGGAETEWEKRLASSPLRHLDSPMIEPLDPEEAVPLKCSPSVEGGAITEQAPPRPVREKSYTEGQSYDTASGRVVTMTSSDTCFTVTMETDWVGRQVRGVPRPTADDLVAGAGLMTITEVKTPTSPVELRPGVCDAVRDVTGGGGAPLLLPSALPGHLKPTHAPAHLPPSMTSVPSFSEMSPELAALLRSANEQKTFRELNLMKTSEKMETVLLMSESCDQDQQLGPEPQVAVASVVGPPPQKPPPPPPGVVDDVIEDWGSNNSVEVGDEEEVPVMRRTLTYEAPGGDSSPPTGLLLSSQTFTAETSNTTTTTHITKMLKGAMSETRIEKRIVISGDTDIDHDQALVTALSEARRQHPELSVTRVVIHKETEVSPDHVTSQD from the exons ATGGCAACGgaaacaggtgaaccacaggtgtCCAGCCTGGAAGCTGCAGGACGTTCGACACCGAAACAG AACAGGGACGCTGGGGTGTCCCAGACCTTCAATGAGGACTCAACGAGCCACCTGTCCTCAGGTGTACGGATCACCCGATCTCCAGCCAGGAACCCCCTGAGCTTCAGGATGATGCAGACCAGAGTGACCCTCCTGGACGGCTCCCTGTTCACCTGCACTGTGGAG AAACGAGCGCTTGGATTTCAACTGTTTGAAAAAGTCTGTGAACACATGAACCTCCTGGAAAAAGACTATTTTGGACTGAGCTTCAGGGATGCTGACAACAACAAg AACTGGTTGGATCCAGGGAAGGAGATGAAGAAGCAGGTCCGAG GCGTTCCCTGGAATTTTTCTTTCAATGTCAAGTTTTACCCCCCCGACCCGGCCCAGCTGTCGGAGGACATCACCAG GTACTTCCTGTGTCTCCAGCTGAGACAGGACATCGTTTCTGGCCGGCTTCCCTGCTCGTTTGCCACTCACACGGTTCTGGGGTCCTACACGGTCCAGTCGGAGCTTGGAGACTACGATCCCG ATGAATGTGGTCCAGATTACATCAGCCAGCTCAGTTTTGCTCCAAACCAGACCAAAGAGATGGAGGACAAAATCGTGGAGCTGCACAGAACCTACAG GGGAACGACGCCTGCTGATGCAGAGATGCACTTCCTGGAGAATGTCAAAAAGCTGTCCATGTATGGAGTTGACCTTCACCATGCAAAG ATGGTAGGAAGCCGCTTTGATTGTTTGCCTTCAGCTAGGTCGGAG GACTCGGAGGGTGTGGCCATTATGCTGGGCGTGTGCAGTAGTGGTCTGCTGGTCTACAGAGACCGGCTCAGGATCAACAGGTTCTCGTGGCCAAAGATCCTCAAGATCTCCTACAAAAGGAACAACTTCTACATCAAGATCCGACCTGGAGAG TTTGACCAGTTTGAGTCGACCATTGGATTCAAGCTGCTGAACCACAGAGCCGCGAAGCGCCTGTGGAAGGTGTGCGTGGAGCATCACTCCTTCTTCAG gcTCATGTCTCCAGAGGAAACCCCCAAGAAGACCTTGTCTCTGGGGTCCAAGTTTCGTTACAGCGGCCGGACTCAGATCCAGAGTCGCCGAGCGAGTGCTCAGATCTCCAGACCTCCGCCCAGTTTCCCAcgatgcagcagcaggaggagcctgCTGAGCCGGAGCCTGGACGGAG CTTCGAGGGCCGCGTCCTCTTTGATCGGGTCCCCAGTCTTCACATCGTCCCCCAGAGCCAACGGTGGTTCAG ATatgggggcggggctgtatGGAGCGTTCAAGTTTACcaccagtgatgtcatcaccacGGTAACACctgagaagatgatggaggagaagagggcggAGCAAG AGGAAGAGGTGTTGCTTTTGGAGATGGTGCAGACGAAACCAGTGGAAGACAaagaggacgaggagcaggtggaggtggaggtggaggagcaggtggaggtggaggacaccAAGGACCTGACCGTCTCCCAGCAGAGTCTCCAAAGACACGACACCAAG ACCGAGCTGACGGACACAGTGGTGGACGGAGACATGACGGCGACAGAG TCTGATCAGGACGAAGACCTGAAGACTCAG GACACCGTTGGGAgtccagaggaggagcagcagcctcagagcTCCATGAGCGTGCTCAGACGCTCTTTCTTTGAGGGCGGGGCCAAGCAGGGGGGGGCGGAGACGGAGTGGGAGAAACGCCTGGCGTCCTCACCTCTGCGACATCTGGACTCCCCCATGATCGAACCGCTGGACCCAGAGGAG gcTGTCCCCCTGAAATGCAGCCCATCGGTG GAGGGCGGAGCCATAACAGAGCAAGCTCCCCCTCGCCCAGTCAGAGAGAAGAGCTACACTGAGGGGCAGAGCTACGACACTGCCTCTGGCAGGGTCGTCACCATGACGAGCAGTGACACCTGCTTTACCgttaccatggaaacggacTGGGTGGGCCGGCAGGTCAGAGGTGTGCCACGTCCCACGGCTGATGATCTCGTGGCGGGTGCAGGACTGATGACAATCACAGAGGTGAAGACGCCGACCTCGCCCGTGGAGCTGCGCCCGGGGGTGTGCGACGCTGTCCGTGATGtcaccggtggggggggggctccactCCTGTTGCCCAGCGCCCTCCCTGGCCACCTAAAGCCCACCCACGCTCCCGCTCACCTGCCCCCGTCCATGACCAGCGTG CCATCGTTCAGTGAAATGTCTCCTGAGCTCGCTGCCCTGCTGAGGTCAGCCAACGAACAAAAAACCTTCAGGGAACTCAACCTGATGAAG acaTCGGAGAAGATGGAAACAGTCCTCCTGATGtcggagtcatgtgaccaggatCAGCAACTGGGACCTGAGCCTCAGGTAGCAGTGGCATCTGTTGTAGGCCCGCCCCCCCAAAAacccccgcccccaccaccaGGGGTGGTTGATGATGTCATAGAGGACTGGGGGAGTAATAACAGCGTGGAGGTCGGTGATGAAGAG gaagttcccGTGATGAGGAGGACGTTGACGTACGAAGCTCCAGGG GGTGACTCGAGCCCCCCGACGGGTCTCCTGCTGAGCTCGCAGACCTTCACTGCTGAGACctccaacaccaccaccaccacgcacATCACAAAG ATGTTAAAAGGCGCCATGTCGGAAACCAGGATCGAGAAGAGAATCGTGATATCTGGAGACACCGACATCGACCACGACCAG GCTCTGGTCACGGCGCTCAGTGAGGCTCGGCGGCAGCACCCCGAGCTGTCGGTCACGCGTGTTGTCATCCATAAAGAAACAGAGGTGTCccctgatcatgtgacctcacaG GATTGA
- the LOC130514143 gene encoding band 4.1-like protein 3 isoform X10, producing MATETGEPQVSSLEAAGRSTPKQNRDAGVSQTFNEDSTSHLSSGVRITRSPARNPLSFRMMQTRVTLLDGSLFTCTVEKRALGFQLFEKVCEHMNLLEKDYFGLSFRDADNNKNWLDPGKEMKKQVRGVPWNFSFNVKFYPPDPAQLSEDITRYFLCLQLRQDIVSGRLPCSFATHTVLGSYTVQSELGDYDPDECGPDYISQLSFAPNQTKEMEDKIVELHRTYRGTTPADAEMHFLENVKKLSMYGVDLHHAKMVGSRFDCLPSARSEDSEGVAIMLGVCSSGLLVYRDRLRINRFSWPKILKISYKRNNFYIKIRPGEFDQFESTIGFKLLNHRAAKRLWKVCVEHHSFFRLMSPEETPKKTLSLGSKFRYSGRTQIQSRRASAQISRPPPSFPRCSSRRSLLSRSLDGASRAASSLIGSPVFTSSPRANGGSDMGAGLYGAFKFTTSDVITTVTPEKMMEEKRAEQEEEVLLLEMVQTKPVEDKEDEEQVEVEVEEQVEVEDTKDLTVSQQSLQRHDTKTELTDTVVDGDMTATESDQDEDLKTQDTVGSPEEEQQPQSSMSVLRRSFFEGGAKQGGAETEWEKRLASSPLRHLDSPMIEPLDPEEPSFSEMSPELAALLRSANEQKTFRELNLMKTSEKMETVLLMSESCDQDQQLGPEPQVAVASVVGPPPQKPPPPPPGVVDDVIEDWGSNNSVEVGDEEEVPVMRRTLTYEAPGGDSSPPTGLLLSSQTFTAETSNTTTTTHITKMLKGAMSETRIEKRIVISGDTDIDHDQALVTALSEARRQHPELSVTRVVIHKETEVSPDHVTSQD from the exons ATGGCAACGgaaacaggtgaaccacaggtgtCCAGCCTGGAAGCTGCAGGACGTTCGACACCGAAACAG AACAGGGACGCTGGGGTGTCCCAGACCTTCAATGAGGACTCAACGAGCCACCTGTCCTCAGGTGTACGGATCACCCGATCTCCAGCCAGGAACCCCCTGAGCTTCAGGATGATGCAGACCAGAGTGACCCTCCTGGACGGCTCCCTGTTCACCTGCACTGTGGAG AAACGAGCGCTTGGATTTCAACTGTTTGAAAAAGTCTGTGAACACATGAACCTCCTGGAAAAAGACTATTTTGGACTGAGCTTCAGGGATGCTGACAACAACAAg AACTGGTTGGATCCAGGGAAGGAGATGAAGAAGCAGGTCCGAG GCGTTCCCTGGAATTTTTCTTTCAATGTCAAGTTTTACCCCCCCGACCCGGCCCAGCTGTCGGAGGACATCACCAG GTACTTCCTGTGTCTCCAGCTGAGACAGGACATCGTTTCTGGCCGGCTTCCCTGCTCGTTTGCCACTCACACGGTTCTGGGGTCCTACACGGTCCAGTCGGAGCTTGGAGACTACGATCCCG ATGAATGTGGTCCAGATTACATCAGCCAGCTCAGTTTTGCTCCAAACCAGACCAAAGAGATGGAGGACAAAATCGTGGAGCTGCACAGAACCTACAG GGGAACGACGCCTGCTGATGCAGAGATGCACTTCCTGGAGAATGTCAAAAAGCTGTCCATGTATGGAGTTGACCTTCACCATGCAAAG ATGGTAGGAAGCCGCTTTGATTGTTTGCCTTCAGCTAGGTCGGAG GACTCGGAGGGTGTGGCCATTATGCTGGGCGTGTGCAGTAGTGGTCTGCTGGTCTACAGAGACCGGCTCAGGATCAACAGGTTCTCGTGGCCAAAGATCCTCAAGATCTCCTACAAAAGGAACAACTTCTACATCAAGATCCGACCTGGAGAG TTTGACCAGTTTGAGTCGACCATTGGATTCAAGCTGCTGAACCACAGAGCCGCGAAGCGCCTGTGGAAGGTGTGCGTGGAGCATCACTCCTTCTTCAG gcTCATGTCTCCAGAGGAAACCCCCAAGAAGACCTTGTCTCTGGGGTCCAAGTTTCGTTACAGCGGCCGGACTCAGATCCAGAGTCGCCGAGCGAGTGCTCAGATCTCCAGACCTCCGCCCAGTTTCCCAcgatgcagcagcaggaggagcctgCTGAGCCGGAGCCTGGACGGAG CTTCGAGGGCCGCGTCCTCTTTGATCGGGTCCCCAGTCTTCACATCGTCCCCCAGAGCCAACGGTGGTTCAG ATatgggggcggggctgtatGGAGCGTTCAAGTTTACcaccagtgatgtcatcaccacGGTAACACctgagaagatgatggaggagaagagggcggAGCAAG AGGAAGAGGTGTTGCTTTTGGAGATGGTGCAGACGAAACCAGTGGAAGACAaagaggacgaggagcaggtggaggtggaggtggaggagcaggtggaggtggaggacaccAAGGACCTGACCGTCTCCCAGCAGAGTCTCCAAAGACACGACACCAAG ACCGAGCTGACGGACACAGTGGTGGACGGAGACATGACGGCGACAGAG TCTGATCAGGACGAAGACCTGAAGACTCAG GACACCGTTGGGAgtccagaggaggagcagcagcctcagagcTCCATGAGCGTGCTCAGACGCTCTTTCTTTGAGGGCGGGGCCAAGCAGGGGGGGGCGGAGACGGAGTGGGAGAAACGCCTGGCGTCCTCACCTCTGCGACATCTGGACTCCCCCATGATCGAACCGCTGGACCCAGAGGAG CCATCGTTCAGTGAAATGTCTCCTGAGCTCGCTGCCCTGCTGAGGTCAGCCAACGAACAAAAAACCTTCAGGGAACTCAACCTGATGAAG acaTCGGAGAAGATGGAAACAGTCCTCCTGATGtcggagtcatgtgaccaggatCAGCAACTGGGACCTGAGCCTCAGGTAGCAGTGGCATCTGTTGTAGGCCCGCCCCCCCAAAAacccccgcccccaccaccaGGGGTGGTTGATGATGTCATAGAGGACTGGGGGAGTAATAACAGCGTGGAGGTCGGTGATGAAGAG gaagttcccGTGATGAGGAGGACGTTGACGTACGAAGCTCCAGGG GGTGACTCGAGCCCCCCGACGGGTCTCCTGCTGAGCTCGCAGACCTTCACTGCTGAGACctccaacaccaccaccaccacgcacATCACAAAG ATGTTAAAAGGCGCCATGTCGGAAACCAGGATCGAGAAGAGAATCGTGATATCTGGAGACACCGACATCGACCACGACCAG GCTCTGGTCACGGCGCTCAGTGAGGCTCGGCGGCAGCACCCCGAGCTGTCGGTCACGCGTGTTGTCATCCATAAAGAAACAGAGGTGTCccctgatcatgtgacctcacaG GATTGA
- the LOC130514143 gene encoding band 4.1-like protein 3 isoform X5, producing the protein MATETGEPQVSSLEAAGRSTPKQNRDAGVSQTFNEDSTSHLSSGVRITRSPARNPLSFRMMQTRVTLLDGSLFTCTVEKRALGFQLFEKVCEHMNLLEKDYFGLSFRDADNNKNWLDPGKEMKKQVRGVPWNFSFNVKFYPPDPAQLSEDITRYFLCLQLRQDIVSGRLPCSFATHTVLGSYTVQSELGDYDPDECGPDYISQLSFAPNQTKEMEDKIVELHRTYRGTTPADAEMHFLENVKKLSMYGVDLHHAKMVGSRFDCLPSARSEDSEGVAIMLGVCSSGLLVYRDRLRINRFSWPKILKISYKRNNFYIKIRPGEFDQFESTIGFKLLNHRAAKRLWKVCVEHHSFFRLMSPEETPKKTLSLGSKFRYSGRTQIQSRRASAQISRPPPSFPRCSSRRSLLSRSLDGASRAASSLIGSPVFTSSPRANGGSDMGAGLYGAFKFTTSDVITTVTPEKMMEEKRAEQEEEVLLLEMVQTKPVEDKEDEEQVEVEVEEQVEVEDTKDLTVSQQSLQRHDTKTELTDTVVDGDMTATESDQDEDLKTQDTVGSPEEEQQPQSSMSVLRRSFFEGGAKQGGAETEWEKRLASSPLRHLDSPMIEPLDPEEAVPLKCSPSVEGGAITEQAPPRPVREKSYTEGQSYDTASGRVVTMTSSDTCFTVTMETDWVGRQVRGVPRPTADDLVAGAGLMTITEVKTPTSPVELRPGVCDAVRDVTGGGGAPLLLPSALPGHLKPTHAPAHLPPSMTSVPSFSEMSPELAALLRSANEQKTFRELNLMKTSEKMETVLLMSESCDQDQQLGPEPQVAVASVVGPPPQKPPPPPPGVVDDVIEDWGSNNSVEVGDEEEVPVMRRTLTYEAPGGDSSPPTGLLLSSQTFTAETSNTTTTTHITKMLKGAMSETRIEKRIVISGDTDIDHDQD; encoded by the exons ATGGCAACGgaaacaggtgaaccacaggtgtCCAGCCTGGAAGCTGCAGGACGTTCGACACCGAAACAG AACAGGGACGCTGGGGTGTCCCAGACCTTCAATGAGGACTCAACGAGCCACCTGTCCTCAGGTGTACGGATCACCCGATCTCCAGCCAGGAACCCCCTGAGCTTCAGGATGATGCAGACCAGAGTGACCCTCCTGGACGGCTCCCTGTTCACCTGCACTGTGGAG AAACGAGCGCTTGGATTTCAACTGTTTGAAAAAGTCTGTGAACACATGAACCTCCTGGAAAAAGACTATTTTGGACTGAGCTTCAGGGATGCTGACAACAACAAg AACTGGTTGGATCCAGGGAAGGAGATGAAGAAGCAGGTCCGAG GCGTTCCCTGGAATTTTTCTTTCAATGTCAAGTTTTACCCCCCCGACCCGGCCCAGCTGTCGGAGGACATCACCAG GTACTTCCTGTGTCTCCAGCTGAGACAGGACATCGTTTCTGGCCGGCTTCCCTGCTCGTTTGCCACTCACACGGTTCTGGGGTCCTACACGGTCCAGTCGGAGCTTGGAGACTACGATCCCG ATGAATGTGGTCCAGATTACATCAGCCAGCTCAGTTTTGCTCCAAACCAGACCAAAGAGATGGAGGACAAAATCGTGGAGCTGCACAGAACCTACAG GGGAACGACGCCTGCTGATGCAGAGATGCACTTCCTGGAGAATGTCAAAAAGCTGTCCATGTATGGAGTTGACCTTCACCATGCAAAG ATGGTAGGAAGCCGCTTTGATTGTTTGCCTTCAGCTAGGTCGGAG GACTCGGAGGGTGTGGCCATTATGCTGGGCGTGTGCAGTAGTGGTCTGCTGGTCTACAGAGACCGGCTCAGGATCAACAGGTTCTCGTGGCCAAAGATCCTCAAGATCTCCTACAAAAGGAACAACTTCTACATCAAGATCCGACCTGGAGAG TTTGACCAGTTTGAGTCGACCATTGGATTCAAGCTGCTGAACCACAGAGCCGCGAAGCGCCTGTGGAAGGTGTGCGTGGAGCATCACTCCTTCTTCAG gcTCATGTCTCCAGAGGAAACCCCCAAGAAGACCTTGTCTCTGGGGTCCAAGTTTCGTTACAGCGGCCGGACTCAGATCCAGAGTCGCCGAGCGAGTGCTCAGATCTCCAGACCTCCGCCCAGTTTCCCAcgatgcagcagcaggaggagcctgCTGAGCCGGAGCCTGGACGGAG CTTCGAGGGCCGCGTCCTCTTTGATCGGGTCCCCAGTCTTCACATCGTCCCCCAGAGCCAACGGTGGTTCAG ATatgggggcggggctgtatGGAGCGTTCAAGTTTACcaccagtgatgtcatcaccacGGTAACACctgagaagatgatggaggagaagagggcggAGCAAG AGGAAGAGGTGTTGCTTTTGGAGATGGTGCAGACGAAACCAGTGGAAGACAaagaggacgaggagcaggtggaggtggaggtggaggagcaggtggaggtggaggacaccAAGGACCTGACCGTCTCCCAGCAGAGTCTCCAAAGACACGACACCAAG ACCGAGCTGACGGACACAGTGGTGGACGGAGACATGACGGCGACAGAG TCTGATCAGGACGAAGACCTGAAGACTCAG GACACCGTTGGGAgtccagaggaggagcagcagcctcagagcTCCATGAGCGTGCTCAGACGCTCTTTCTTTGAGGGCGGGGCCAAGCAGGGGGGGGCGGAGACGGAGTGGGAGAAACGCCTGGCGTCCTCACCTCTGCGACATCTGGACTCCCCCATGATCGAACCGCTGGACCCAGAGGAG gcTGTCCCCCTGAAATGCAGCCCATCGGTG GAGGGCGGAGCCATAACAGAGCAAGCTCCCCCTCGCCCAGTCAGAGAGAAGAGCTACACTGAGGGGCAGAGCTACGACACTGCCTCTGGCAGGGTCGTCACCATGACGAGCAGTGACACCTGCTTTACCgttaccatggaaacggacTGGGTGGGCCGGCAGGTCAGAGGTGTGCCACGTCCCACGGCTGATGATCTCGTGGCGGGTGCAGGACTGATGACAATCACAGAGGTGAAGACGCCGACCTCGCCCGTGGAGCTGCGCCCGGGGGTGTGCGACGCTGTCCGTGATGtcaccggtggggggggggctccactCCTGTTGCCCAGCGCCCTCCCTGGCCACCTAAAGCCCACCCACGCTCCCGCTCACCTGCCCCCGTCCATGACCAGCGTG CCATCGTTCAGTGAAATGTCTCCTGAGCTCGCTGCCCTGCTGAGGTCAGCCAACGAACAAAAAACCTTCAGGGAACTCAACCTGATGAAG acaTCGGAGAAGATGGAAACAGTCCTCCTGATGtcggagtcatgtgaccaggatCAGCAACTGGGACCTGAGCCTCAGGTAGCAGTGGCATCTGTTGTAGGCCCGCCCCCCCAAAAacccccgcccccaccaccaGGGGTGGTTGATGATGTCATAGAGGACTGGGGGAGTAATAACAGCGTGGAGGTCGGTGATGAAGAG gaagttcccGTGATGAGGAGGACGTTGACGTACGAAGCTCCAGGG GGTGACTCGAGCCCCCCGACGGGTCTCCTGCTGAGCTCGCAGACCTTCACTGCTGAGACctccaacaccaccaccaccacgcacATCACAAAG ATGTTAAAAGGCGCCATGTCGGAAACCAGGATCGAGAAGAGAATCGTGATATCTGGAGACACCGACATCGACCACGACCAG GATTGA
- the LOC130514143 gene encoding band 4.1-like protein 3 isoform X12 → MATETGEPQVSSLEAAGRSTPKQNRDAGVSQTFNEDSTSHLSSGVRITRSPARNPLSFRMMQTRVTLLDGSLFTCTVEKRALGFQLFEKVCEHMNLLEKDYFGLSFRDADNNKNWLDPGKEMKKQVRGVPWNFSFNVKFYPPDPAQLSEDITRYFLCLQLRQDIVSGRLPCSFATHTVLGSYTVQSELGDYDPDECGPDYISQLSFAPNQTKEMEDKIVELHRTYRGTTPADAEMHFLENVKKLSMYGVDLHHAKMVGSRFDCLPSARSEDSEGVAIMLGVCSSGLLVYRDRLRINRFSWPKILKISYKRNNFYIKIRPGEFDQFESTIGFKLLNHRAAKRLWKVCVEHHSFFRLMSPEETPKKTLSLGSKFRYSGRTQIQSRRASAQISRPPPSFPRCSSRRSLLSRSLDGASRAASSLIGSPVFTSSPRANGGSDMGAGLYGAFKFTTSDVITTVTPEKMMEEKRAEQEEEVLLLEMVQTKPVEDKEDEEQVEVEVEEQVEVEDTKDLTVSQQSLQRHDTKTELTDTVVDGDMTATESDQDEDLKTQDTVGSPEEEQQPQSSMSVLRRSFFEGGAKQGGAETEWEKRLASSPLRHLDSPMIEPLDPEETSEKMETVLLMSESCDQDQQLGPEPQEVPVMRRTLTYEAPGGDSSPPTGLLLSSQTFTAETSNTTTTTHITKMLKGAMSETRIEKRIVISGDTDIDHDQALVTALSEARRQHPELSVTRVVIHKETEVSPDHVTSQD, encoded by the exons ATGGCAACGgaaacaggtgaaccacaggtgtCCAGCCTGGAAGCTGCAGGACGTTCGACACCGAAACAG AACAGGGACGCTGGGGTGTCCCAGACCTTCAATGAGGACTCAACGAGCCACCTGTCCTCAGGTGTACGGATCACCCGATCTCCAGCCAGGAACCCCCTGAGCTTCAGGATGATGCAGACCAGAGTGACCCTCCTGGACGGCTCCCTGTTCACCTGCACTGTGGAG AAACGAGCGCTTGGATTTCAACTGTTTGAAAAAGTCTGTGAACACATGAACCTCCTGGAAAAAGACTATTTTGGACTGAGCTTCAGGGATGCTGACAACAACAAg AACTGGTTGGATCCAGGGAAGGAGATGAAGAAGCAGGTCCGAG GCGTTCCCTGGAATTTTTCTTTCAATGTCAAGTTTTACCCCCCCGACCCGGCCCAGCTGTCGGAGGACATCACCAG GTACTTCCTGTGTCTCCAGCTGAGACAGGACATCGTTTCTGGCCGGCTTCCCTGCTCGTTTGCCACTCACACGGTTCTGGGGTCCTACACGGTCCAGTCGGAGCTTGGAGACTACGATCCCG ATGAATGTGGTCCAGATTACATCAGCCAGCTCAGTTTTGCTCCAAACCAGACCAAAGAGATGGAGGACAAAATCGTGGAGCTGCACAGAACCTACAG GGGAACGACGCCTGCTGATGCAGAGATGCACTTCCTGGAGAATGTCAAAAAGCTGTCCATGTATGGAGTTGACCTTCACCATGCAAAG ATGGTAGGAAGCCGCTTTGATTGTTTGCCTTCAGCTAGGTCGGAG GACTCGGAGGGTGTGGCCATTATGCTGGGCGTGTGCAGTAGTGGTCTGCTGGTCTACAGAGACCGGCTCAGGATCAACAGGTTCTCGTGGCCAAAGATCCTCAAGATCTCCTACAAAAGGAACAACTTCTACATCAAGATCCGACCTGGAGAG TTTGACCAGTTTGAGTCGACCATTGGATTCAAGCTGCTGAACCACAGAGCCGCGAAGCGCCTGTGGAAGGTGTGCGTGGAGCATCACTCCTTCTTCAG gcTCATGTCTCCAGAGGAAACCCCCAAGAAGACCTTGTCTCTGGGGTCCAAGTTTCGTTACAGCGGCCGGACTCAGATCCAGAGTCGCCGAGCGAGTGCTCAGATCTCCAGACCTCCGCCCAGTTTCCCAcgatgcagcagcaggaggagcctgCTGAGCCGGAGCCTGGACGGAG CTTCGAGGGCCGCGTCCTCTTTGATCGGGTCCCCAGTCTTCACATCGTCCCCCAGAGCCAACGGTGGTTCAG ATatgggggcggggctgtatGGAGCGTTCAAGTTTACcaccagtgatgtcatcaccacGGTAACACctgagaagatgatggaggagaagagggcggAGCAAG AGGAAGAGGTGTTGCTTTTGGAGATGGTGCAGACGAAACCAGTGGAAGACAaagaggacgaggagcaggtggaggtggaggtggaggagcaggtggaggtggaggacaccAAGGACCTGACCGTCTCCCAGCAGAGTCTCCAAAGACACGACACCAAG ACCGAGCTGACGGACACAGTGGTGGACGGAGACATGACGGCGACAGAG TCTGATCAGGACGAAGACCTGAAGACTCAG GACACCGTTGGGAgtccagaggaggagcagcagcctcagagcTCCATGAGCGTGCTCAGACGCTCTTTCTTTGAGGGCGGGGCCAAGCAGGGGGGGGCGGAGACGGAGTGGGAGAAACGCCTGGCGTCCTCACCTCTGCGACATCTGGACTCCCCCATGATCGAACCGCTGGACCCAGAGGAG acaTCGGAGAAGATGGAAACAGTCCTCCTGATGtcggagtcatgtgaccaggatCAGCAACTGGGACCTGAGCCTCAG gaagttcccGTGATGAGGAGGACGTTGACGTACGAAGCTCCAGGG GGTGACTCGAGCCCCCCGACGGGTCTCCTGCTGAGCTCGCAGACCTTCACTGCTGAGACctccaacaccaccaccaccacgcacATCACAAAG ATGTTAAAAGGCGCCATGTCGGAAACCAGGATCGAGAAGAGAATCGTGATATCTGGAGACACCGACATCGACCACGACCAG GCTCTGGTCACGGCGCTCAGTGAGGCTCGGCGGCAGCACCCCGAGCTGTCGGTCACGCGTGTTGTCATCCATAAAGAAACAGAGGTGTCccctgatcatgtgacctcacaG GATTGA